In Lysobacterales bacterium, the genomic stretch AAGACCCCTTCCACCCGCGGCATGCGCCGTTCGCACGATGCGCTGACCGTGAAGCAGCTTTCGACCGACAAGGTCAGCGGCGAGACGCACCTGCGTCACCACATCACCAAGGACGGCTTCTATCGTGGCAAGAAGGTCATCCAGACCAAGGCCGACAAGGTCGCATCCAGCGAAGATTGATCCCGCCTCCGCAAGGAGTCGTGCCTGTCCGATCGAACCGGTGTGACGAACGCCGGTTCGTTTTTCTTTGGCGGCGCCACCGGACTGCGTGACGCTGCCCATTCCCCGGGGAAGGAATCGTGATCTATTCGCGCATCGTGGGCACCGGCGCTTATCTGCCGGAGAAAGTGCTGACCAACGCCGACCTCGAGAAGCTGGTCGACACCAACGACGAATGGATCCGTGAACGCACCGGCATCCGCGAGCGCCATGTCGCCGCGGAAGGCCAGACCACCAGCGATCTTGCGGTCGAAGCCGCGAAGCAGGCGATGGCCGCGGCCGGCGTCACTGCGGCCGAGATCGATCTGCTGATCGTCGGTACCACCACTCCGGACATCATCTTCCCGAGCACGGCCTGCCTGGTGCAGCATCGCCTCGGCGCCAACGGCTGCGCCGCATTCGATGTCAATGCCGCCTGCTCGGGTTTCATCTTCGCGCTCTCCACCGCGGACAAGTTCGTGCGTTCGGGATCGAGCAAGTGCGCATTGGTGATCGGTGCCGAGACGCTGACGCGCATGCTCGACTGGTCCGACCGCGGCACCTGCGTGCTGTTTGGCGACGGCGCCGGCGCGGTGGTGCTGAAGCCATCGGCCGAGCCTGGCATCCTGTCTACGCACCTGCATGCCGACGGTGCCTACAAGGAACTGCTGTACAACCCGGTCGGCGTGTCGGCGGGGTTCAAGCTGGACGAGAAGAACGCCGGCGTGCGCGTGATGATGACCGGCAACGACGTGTTCAAGGTCGCGGTCAAGACGCTCGACGCCGTGGTCGAAGAGACGCTGAGCGCGAACAACCTGCAGAAGTCGGACATCGACTGGTTGGTGCCGCACCAGGCCAATCTGCGCATCATCACCGCCACCGCGAAGCGCCTGGACATGCCGATGGATCGCGTCATCGTGACCGTCGACAAACACGGCAACACCTCGTCCGCGTCGGTGCCGATGGCGCTCGATCATGCGGTGCGCAGCGGCAAGATCCAGCCCGGCCAGATGGTGCTGATGGAGGCCTTCGGCGGCGGCTTCACCTGGGGTTCGGCACTGGTGCGTTTCTGATCCCGTTTCTTGGGCCGTGTCTGCGGCGAGGGTGATCGGGCCACAAGTGGCCCTCCTACATGTGACGTGTAATTCGGGAGAAATCGATGCCATCCAATCTCGCCTTCGTGTTTCCGGGCCAGGGCTCGCAGTCGCTTGGCATGCTGGCCGATCTCGCAGCGGCGTCGCCGACGGTGCGGGCCACGTTTGAGGAAGCCGGCCTCGGCTGCGGTCTCGATTTGT encodes the following:
- the rpmF gene encoding 50S ribosomal protein L32 is translated as MAVQKSRKTPSTRGMRRSHDALTVKQLSTDKVSGETHLRHHITKDGFYRGKKVIQTKADKVASSED
- a CDS encoding ketoacyl-ACP synthase III, with translation MYSRIVGTGAYLPEKVLTNADLEKLVDTNDEWIRERTGIRERHVAAEGQTTSDLAVEAAKQAMAAAGVTAAEIDLLIVGTTTPDIIFPSTACLVQHRLGANGCAAFDVNAACSGFIFALSTADKFVRSGSSKCALVIGAETLTRMLDWSDRGTCVLFGDGAGAVVLKPSAEPGILSTHLHADGAYKELLYNPVGVSAGFKLDEKNAGVRVMMTGNDVFKVAVKTLDAVVEETLSANNLQKSDIDWLVPHQANLRIITATAKRLDMPMDRVIVTVDKHGNTSSASVPMALDHAVRSGKIQPGQMVLMEAFGGGFTWGSALVRF